DNA sequence from the Candidatus Poribacteria bacterium genome:
GGGTCGTGGTGAACGACGACGGCGAACGGCAGATGGAGCGCCGCCAGCCGCCGTCGAGCCTCGGCAATCATCGGGCTCTCGTCGGGTGCCACGACGACGATCTCCGTCGGGGGCGACAGCGCGAACAGCAGGTTCGAGAGCATCTCGGCGTGACCCGTCGGCTGGTCGCGCAGCGTCGCCGAAAACAGGCGCAGCGTCTCGTCGGCGCGCGATGCGTAGTCCGACCTGCCCGTCATCCGAGCCAGGCGCTGGAGAACCCCGACGGCGATGGCATTGCCGCTGGGCGTCGCACCATCGTAGGAGTCCTTCATGCGGACGACGAGCTCGTCGTGATGGCTCGCCGTCGTGAAGAAACCCCCGGTCTCGTCATCCCAGAAGAGCTCGATCATCCGATCCGTGAGACGGGCAGCCTCGCGCAGCCACGATTCGTCCCACGTCGCGGCGTAGAGGTCGAGCAGTCCGGCGGCGACGTACGCGTAGTCGTCAAGGAAGCCCGGAATCTTCGCCACGCCCAGCCGGTAAGAGCGCATCAACTCGCCGTCCGTAACCATCCGGTCGAGGATGAAGCGGGCAGCACGAGCGGCCGCGTCAACGTAGCGCGGCTTGTCGAGCGCAGCGCCGGCTTCGGCGAGTGCGGCGATCATCAGCCCATTCCAGGACGCCAGCACCTTGTCGTCCAAGCCCGGACGCACGCGCTTGGCGCGCGCGTCGAGCAGGTTGTCGCGGGCTCGACTGCATACAGACGACAGCTCTTCGACGGACACGCCGGCGCGTGACGCGACGATTTCAGGATCGACCGGCACGTTGAGGATGTTCGCGCCCTCCCAGTTGCCGCCGTCCGAAACGTCATAGAGCGCTGCGAAGAGCGGCGCGTCCTCGCCGGCGATCTTCTCGATCTCTTCGTCCGACCAGACGTAGAACTTGCCCTCAACGCCTTCTGAATCGGCATCTTCGGACGCGAAGAAGGCTCCGTCGTCCGAGATCATGTCGCGCAGAACGTAGTCGAGCGTGCCGCGAGTCGTGTCGGCGTACTGGCGGTCACCGGTGATTCGGTAGGCGTCGAGGCAGAGCCGCGCCAACAGGGCGTTGTCGTAGAGCATCTTCTCGAAGTGGGGAACGAGCCAGCGATCATCGACCGAGTAACGATGGAACCCGCCGCCGAGGTGGTCGTACATGCCGCCGCGCGCCATCTTGCGGAGCGTGAACAGCGCCATTTCGAGGGCGTCGCGGCTCCCGCTTCGGCTGGCGTAGCGGATGAGGAAGTCGAGCACGCTCGGCTGGGGGAACTTGGGAGCCCTGCCGAACCCGCCGTAGCGCGTATCGAACCGCGCGGACAACTCGTTGTAGGCGCGCGTTGCCATCCGGGTGTCCGGCGCGTCATCGGACCCGGACAGCGCCGATGCGCGCGTGATGCCCTGGATGACCTGACCCACGCGTGATGTCAGGGCTGTCTTGTCTGCGTGATAGAAGTCACTCACGGCTTGCAGGATGCGCGGGAACGACGTTCTGCCCATCCGGTCGTCAGGGGGGAAGTAGGTTCCCCCGTAGAACGGCTTGAGGTCGGGCGTCAGGAAGACGTTGAGGGGCCATCCGCCCTGCTGCGTCATCAGTTGGACGGCGAGCATGT
Encoded proteins:
- a CDS encoding thioredoxin domain-containing protein; protein product: MSAEHTNRLIDESSPYLLQHAHNPVDWYPWGEEALERARQEDKPVLLSIGYAACHWCHVMERESFEDEEIAALMNRLFVCIKVDREERPDLDSQYMLAVQLMTQQGGWPLNVFLTPDLKPFYGGTYFPPDDRMGRTSFPRILQAVSDFYHADKTALTSRVGQVIQGITRASALSGSDDAPDTRMATRAYNELSARFDTRYGGFGRAPKFPQPSVLDFLIRYASRSGSRDALEMALFTLRKMARGGMYDHLGGGFHRYSVDDRWLVPHFEKMLYDNALLARLCLDAYRITGDRQYADTTRGTLDYVLRDMISDDGAFFASEDADSEGVEGKFYVWSDEEIEKIAGEDAPLFAALYDVSDGGNWEGANILNVPVDPEIVASRAGVSVEELSSVCSRARDNLLDARAKRVRPGLDDKVLASWNGLMIAALAEAGAALDKPRYVDAAARAARFILDRMVTDGELMRSYRLGVAKIPGFLDDYAYVAAGLLDLYAATWDESWLREAARLTDRMIELFWDDETGGFFTTASHHDELVVRMKDSYDGATPSGNAIAVGVLQRLARMTGRSDYASRADETLRLFSATLRDQPTGHAEMLSNLLFALSPPTEIVVVAPDESPMIAEARRRLAALHLPFAVVVHHDP